AGGAAGAAAGACACATGGCTTTGATCgccgtttttattttaaaataaacattacagcTGCTGTTCAGTAGCTCAGTTTTAACTCAGCATCTAATTCATTCAAAGTATAAAAGAGCTTTACTgtaaaggctttaaaaaatacCTTCATTTAAATATAATAGAGGCTCAGTAATCTCAGATGAAGGAGAATCTCTCCATTTACTGCACATGACATACAACAATACAATTAAGAAAATTAAAGGGTCTCTGGAATCTAGAAGTACATTTTTACCGTAAAACTCAACATGTATTTAACAGCGATGACTAGAATTCATGGCAATAATGGTACTTAATGCACATTGGATAGAAACCACTGGATGGAGTGTTAATTAAGTCCAACAGATGATGCACCTGAACACTTTGGACAATATGAATTATTGATTTGTCTTTATAACAttgaaattgtttgttttcattgtgaatTATCGTCACATTAGTGGATAgcttgtaaatatatgttttaggTGCATGTTAAAAGCATTAGAAGCTACAGTATGAGGTGTCATGCTTTTCTAATTTTGAAGTTTGTATCCTTTCAATGAATACAGCTTCATTATAGATGGAAAGTCTTTGCTGGCCCATGAATATGTGCGGAAAAATCAAAACAGTACAACTGTGCTGTACTTTGATAACGACACAGAGATCCATCCACATCCATTTGTCCTGATGATGATTCGTGGGTCATCCTGAACCCAGTTTCAGCCGTGGCACACAAAAGTTATATATTTCAGGAAATATTAGACGTTGGCCCTTAACTCTCCTTGAATTTTATGGACAATGTGTGTGAGGTCCAAACTCTCTGTTAGTGTCTTCAGCAGCATTTCGTCGTTCTGGACGCCCTCCATGAACTCTTCATAGGACAGCTCacctgaaaaacagaaacacatacacTGAACTCAAATCCTTCACTGTTGGCGGGGACAGAAATTCATATTAAGTGAATATTTAACTGTGGTTGCCGATGTCCGCCTGAAGATTTCAGCCTCGGTTCTTACCGTCTCCATTGATGTCGATCTTGTCAAACACCATGTTGGCAAAGTCCTCTGCTGACATCTCACAAGGCAATGCATTGATTGCACGGATGGACTAAACACAAAGATGGGAGATCATGTTAAAAACCAGtgctggaatgtaactaaatacatgaagtattttcatttttacgcTACTTTATGCTTTTACATCGTAGACAGGTAATGTACATCAAGAGCTTTAATGAGGTGCTGATCACTGACAGGAGAccagaaagtgaaaaaagtgttACTCTGCATACACCTTCTACATTCTtcatacttttacttcactagATTTCAGAGCTAAGTGTTGCActttttatttagtcatttcattcactacttttgtttttatggctTTAGTCGTTAGCAACttaacagaaaacatttctacGTTGCTCAAATGgtttaattttaataaatatCTCAGACTCTACAAGGTAAAACCCTCAAAcagttcacaaaaaaacaagataataaTAAGAATGTGTGTAGCAGAAGCCTTTTGTCTTATTTTCTACCCGTTTCATGATCTCAACATGCATCAGATTTATTGTGTGACACTCAGGTTGGGGAGCACCGGATGATAGTAATAATAGtatataaaataattacagaaacaaaagctTGATGCATCATATAACAACATATAACAACAATATatacaacaataatataatatatatatcattCACAGGGTCAATTTTCAGCAGaacgagtacttttacttttgatactttaagtacatttatctgataataCTTTACTTATCTTCAGTagcattttgaatgcaggacttgtaaTGTAGCATTTCTAAGCTGTTGTGCTGGTAATTTTATTTCAGCAAAAGATCTTCCTCCACAATTAAAAACTGACACTGATTTCCTGATGCTCACATTTCTTCCACCAGTAGATGTCAGCTAAGCATCAGCTATTTGCCCTCTGAACCTTTCAATTGCCACAGTTTGTCCCACACTCCTTTTAGCCTCAGGGGAAGGATCTGAGTGGTCTTAACAGGTTGTTCCAGGACAGTAGAGTGGGATTTTCATGGGTCTTTTACTTAGCCATGAAAGTTCATGCGCACCTTAATTATCTGAAGCAGCTCATCACGGTCGATGCAGCCACTCCCATCTATGTCATAGAGTTTGAAGTACCAGCGGAGCTTCTGCTGCACGCCTCCTTTCAGCACCAGGCTTAGAGCGGCCACATACTCCATGAAGTCAATGAAACCGtcctgcaaaaaacaaaacaaagcaaaaattaaaaaaattcacataTTAAAGAATGAGTGAAAAAAACTGGCAAATTGTTGAATTAAGACCTTTTTCCTTCCCATTTATAAAACTACACCCCCCAAAAGATCTAATAATGCAGTCATAACTCCTGAATAAACATGTCTTTGCAGAAAACCATTTCTTCCCAGTGAGGGAGCTCACACCTGCTCCTAGTTCCCACGTATGTAAAAAGAGGTTGCAAAAGAGATCAGCTGGGTACGCAGTGTCAATGGGATAAGCCTCCCTCTCTAACAGACTGAGAACAGATTTCTATCAGCAGAAATAACAAGAGAGACTTTcttctgctgaaaacacaagcaacactgaaacaaaataCATGCAATGTTTTTATAAAACTTAAATGAACATGAACCAGTTTCTTTGCTCATACAGCTAATCAACAGgaaatagaataaataatagataaacataaacataatcataaacataaatgttttttaaaatcgtTGTGGGCTCAGtgttgaagatgatgatgatcattATAATTCTTGTTTTTAGTGATAGTAATAGATAGATTGGTAGATTTTTAGTATTATTGGCATATTCTACATATTATTTGGATCATTCATATTAGCAGCATTATCATAAGATATCTACCTGCAAATAGATACATTTGAATGTGACCTAAAACTTAGATGATACAGTTTATAAACATTTCACTGTTCAGCAAATCTAAAAAGCAACTAATGATGAGAACACTTAGAGATTCACCTTTACTAATACAGAAATATGATGATAAATATATTGCCCCGCCAGAAAATTAGAAATCATCTTACATCATTCATATCAAACGTTGTAAACATAGTCTTAACGTAGGCGTTCGACGTAGCTGACAGATTCCTCAGGCCAAAAAATTGCTTGAACTCGTAGTAGGTGAGAAGTCCAGATGGGCACTCAGTCATGAATTTTCTGTACCACTGATGACTCTCACAAGCTTGTATTTCCGCCACACTCGACCCAGGGTTATTTCCCATGTCTGTTTTTCAGAATAAAGATGTAAAAAATCCAGTCAAAATCATAACCAGAACGTACGCATCCACCAAGCATCCGGGCTTGGCCAGTATGCGGACAGGAAAACACTGCAAGCAGCAGGGctcagtgtgtgggtgtgcgtgtgtgtgtgtgtttgtgtgttagccAATGATCTCTTTGTGCATCTGTGGGAGAAGGCTCAGAAGTTGTAATCCACTTTGCCTCTCAAAGGCTAATTGAAGAGAGCTAATAGCAGAAATAAATCTTTGTGTACAACATGACACAGGcttactgaaaaaaaatctatatttaaGATTTCTGACCGGCTAATATGAAATCAATCAATTTGAACATATCAATTAATATCAATTATTACATTCTATGGAGGCATTATAGTGCCTAATGAACTCTGCAATACAAATGGCTGACCAAAAACCATTTCCATATTCAGCTGtataataaattattattgttattccCTTATGAGAGATTATCTATTGTAGGCCTTCTTCAAGGAATCCCCTAAATTGTCTTGTGAATTAATCATTCTGGTTGTGACTTTTCTGtgattgtaaatgtattttaatattgacCCTCTTGTTGCTAGTGTCTTAtgcttcattttgttctctGCCTGTTTTGTACATATGGGTACATAGTGGGATTGTAGAATATAAGGAATGTATGCTTTCCTGCCATGTTTCTGTTCAGTTGTTCTACAGCTACgctaacagctctgtgaggctgtactggGTGCTCAGTtcagtatgctaacatgcttataACCATAATGCTTGTTGATGTTTAGCAAGTggaatattttccattttcactaTGTTGGTTTAGCATGGTAGCATTCGCTAACACCGAGGCTGATTTCCATGCATGGAAGGGTTATCTTGTAGGCATGTACAGAtgatttatatacatatacatatatatgtatgtatatagatacgctctctctctctgtgtgtgtggacagtatgtcaccatttttattttttaaataatttacttCATCATAATTTTCATGATTGAGGCTGATAAAAATGGCATCACTTGCTCAGAATCAGAATTGTATTTTTGTCTGATTTCTTGTCAAAATACCATATTACACTTAATATAGGACACAATAATCTAGAAAGTACCATTGAAAAGAGATAAGGGGACTCGCTTTTCACTTGTTCCATTATTTTTGAAGTGCCATTTTGTAGAGAAAGTACTACAGATGGTGGTGGCAGATTAAACATCAGGAGATCCAAACGATCACAGatcatcctctggagaccaaGAATCCACGAACAACATTTTCCTGCAAGTCCTCCAATGTTTGAGGAGAtctttgaataaaataactaaaaagtCAACCTCATGGTGAGAGATTCACCAAAGTGAGTAGGATTCAGCCTCTTGAGACCAGGAAtttctgtacaaaatttcatggcaatccctACAATGtttattgagatatttcaggcTGGAGCAAAGTGGCCGACAGACTGGCACTCCCGTGACGGAGCCACGCTGCTCACAtggcaaagaaaaaggaaaacctTCTATAAAATTTAATTATATATCATAAAGTATGACTGATTATATGTGGATGTGCACTTGCTTTATTGTCAGATGTTATTTAGTCTTCTCCATCACTGGGTCCTGGTCTTTAATATCAATGTGTTGTTATTGTCTTGCAGGGCAAATGGAGGCCTCAGATGGGTTAAATGTGACCCAGAGGGCCTTGGAGTGTAGAAGTTGGGGTTGTCCATCAGTCAACACAGTTAATGTGTTACTCCTCTGTTACTACATGAACTCAACCTCACAGCGAGGAGGTCATTGACACATCGGGGAACAGAAAAGGTAAATGCACCTCCACTGGAGTTACACATAGAGCGATGCATACAAGAGAAGCCAACCATAAAATGcagaattaaacattttttgtatgTAAAGGTAACATCAGTTTGAAAATATTTGGCCATATTCATAAAGCTCTTTTCCTTAAGTCTTCTCACTGTCATCCTAAGTGATCTCTCAGCTTACCCTAGTTTCACTGGAGGAGTGGAGTCACTGTGTTTCTTTAGACCCACTTAAAGCTCCTCCATCTGCTGTCAGGTccactgctgtggctgctgctctgtgggACTGGACAGAGATGACAACACCTCATTATGCTCCATTATCAGGTACTAATTAAAACAAGCAACACAGAGGCAGACACAAAGAGCAAGCATTGGAACTACTTTCTAAAGAGAAGTGCTCCTTAATGAAAATAAACGCTGCCTTCAAATGACAGATCTGTaatgaaacacactgtaacTGCTTATGTCATCTCAGCGACTATATTCTTCTACCCCATAAATCTGGTTCGGCCTTCATCTGTAGTTTCATTTACAATTACAACTGATTCATCACGATGGCATGGAAAACATTTATGGTCTTTTGTTCTTCATTTCcttttactgtgtgtgtaaatgggtACTGTCAGTCCAATGTCTAAGTCAGAGTCTGGATGATTTGTGGCAGAATGGAAATAAATTATGGGAATAAAGGTAAGGGTAGTGGAAGTTGATCAGAAAAATGCGTTTATGGTTGCCTGTGTTACCACATTAGGACACTGTTATGTTTCAATAAACTTTTATCAACTATGTAAAGTGTCTTTATTAGTTTACATACAATTAAAAGACATAAATCTGCCATCACGTGTGGCAATAACTGTATgattaaattgatattttttttaaacgtgcCAATGATGGCCATAACTGCTACAACTCACATTTTATGATAGTATGTAAAGGAAGTATGTTCAGCACAGGGAAGCAGGTAAAGTGTTCAAGGCTCTTGCcagcacatttttcacatttcagccAGCATCAGTAGACGTGAGGACAGAGGAACCGGATGGACCAGTCTGGTTTGTCTCCGGGACAACTGAGGTTTaggtgtgacagacagacaaatactGTGACTGTAACCAAGAGGGACAAAAAAAGATTGATGGGCTAGTGTGAATATCTCAAAAATCAAGTACTACTGTGTAAAGCATGGGGGCAAAACTGCTCCTAACTTAAATATGTTTGACCTTTATTTAAACTGGCCCTCATTTACACTGATGTCGAGCAAATTAcataaaagatacaaaacagaaagtatataaatacagttcattaaagatggaaaacaaacaagacactgAATGGTTtggatttaaagcaacaatatgtaacttttttttaccttaaaatgagagcttcaaaatcattttaatggtaCTGTGTCTTGTAAAATGGAGAATGGCGCTCTGTCTGTCCCACTCTGCGCCCCAGTCACTTGTAATTGCACTAACTTGAGTGGGGGGTAGAATCTCCAGGCAAAGTGCCGAACGTGAAGTGCATTGACTGCACTATGTCGAACAATGCCAACTACGTTGATGTTACTGGGttatattttatggagaaatgTATTCTAGCTTTCCTGCTGATGTCCTCTGGCTGCTCAACTCTGTGATTGCAGAGTTTCCTGACGGACAGATAGTTTCATCTGTTGCAAaagtaactgtagctgccgaTAACTAATTATCTCATCCAGCGTTACATCTGATAAATTTGCAACATGAACcctggatttgtatttacagcaTTGGTGTTGCGCTGAGAAACTGTGGGGATGCCAAATGGCACAGAATAGCAAAATAAAGTGTTAATTTTTAGGGTGCTTTGTAAAGTGTGCCAGGCTATTGGTTCTTTTTAGAAACTAAAAGTCGATCTTCCATGTTCAGTACAAACTTGAGGGACTTGCTATAAAAGCCTGTCATAAGATGGAGTTTGATCAGTACCAGGGGATCAATGAAACATATCAGATATATACGATGGCAACTTCCCAATAAGGGACTTACAGATGAACAAGTAACGGCAACACGACTGGTGGACTCAGCAGGGGGAGCGATCATCCCCCTTATCCTACTTTTAATATCAATCTGATCAAGGACATAGATCAATTGCCCTTGGACTGGATTGTTATCATGTTAGAAGATATTAGGACCAAAGTAACCACACTGTCAACCTCCTCAGCTCCCCAAATAAAGATAGCTGTTTGGCTCAGACGGACATTAAGTGAATGATGTCGCTGTCTTAGGTCAGCGAGCTCTGAGCTTTAGAGGATTCTTGATCCTCTTAAGCCGAGGCTCCTCAACATCATATTTACAGTGATCCTGCTTAAAGTACAAAGGTCACATGCTTCACCATCCTTTAGTAAATAATGCCATGGAATTCAGGTAATATCTGAGCGTTGACACAGATTTGTTTTGAGGATTAAAAAATTAATTCATATTAAAAACTCAACCATAGTTCataaatacttgagtaaataccAAGAGGGATAATATGGCATGGGCTGATTTGTTCTGATAAATGCTAAAAGAGGAGAACATATCTGGACAGCttattaaataattcattttagattgtttatgtttttgcatGGTTTGGCTCCATCACCTGGTGTTGATATTTTTCTGGCCAAATGTTGTAAGAGCTTCCACAGTTCAGGCTCAGGACAAAGGGCGATCATGCGATcactgtacaaactcctgaTCACTATCAGATTAGTCTGTGCCACACTGCAGAAAGCCTCAAAACCTGCATGTATAAGCTGATGTTTGTAATTTTGTAACAAATACTCCAATAAATGTATGTtgttctttttaatttgttttgtttctttttttttgtccattacCCGAATCTCTTGATGTATCTCATGGTTATCACCTCTTGCCGGCTGGTTAGCAgtctaacttcagtagatatcttggcaacacaaaacatagatGTCTATG
This Pagrus major chromosome 6, Pma_NU_1.0 DNA region includes the following protein-coding sequences:
- the guca1ab.2 gene encoding guanylyl cyclase-activating protein 1 yields the protein MGNNPGSSVAEIQACESHQWYRKFMTECPSGLLTYYEFKQFFGLRNLSATSNAYVKTMFTTFDMNDDGFIDFMEYVAALSLVLKGGVQQKLRWYFKLYDIDGSGCIDRDELLQIIKSIRAINALPCEMSAEDFANMVFDKIDINGDGELSYEEFMEGVQNDEMLLKTLTESLDLTHIVHKIQGELRANV